The Chryseobacterium glaciei DNA window TATATGTAAGCTAGATTACTTAATTCCTAACAATTCTACAACAAAAACAAGGGTACTGTTTGGTCCAATCTCTTTGCTAACTTCTTGCTCTCCATACGCCAAATGTGCAGGAATAATCAATCTCCACTTGCTTCCTACAGGCATTAATTGTAATGCTTCCGTCCAACCCTTAATTACTTTGTTCAAAGGAAAAGAAGCTGGTGTTCCTCTTTTTACAGAGCTATCGAAAACTTTTCCGCCAATTGTAGTTCCGTGGTAGTGGCATTTTACCATAGATTTAGGCCCTGGCTTTGCACCGTCTCCTTCGGTAATGATCTCATATTGCAAACCACTTGGCAATTGCACTACGCTTTCTCTTTTACCGTATTCTTCCATGTATTCCTTACCATCGTTAAGGTTTTTCTCTGCTAATTCTTTTTTACGCTTAAATAACAAATCTGCTACTCCCATAATTTAATTTTTTACAAAGATAAGATTTTGGAGCGGGAAGAATGAAGCTGGAGGATGGAAGTTTTGGAAGCTCGTAATTACCTCAATTCTAAACATCTCCAAAAATTCAAATAAGATTAATATTATCTTAACGTATATCTCGAAACTTGGCGTTATAATTGGATTTTAAAACTAAATGCCAGATCCACTAAAATATAACAAGAAATTTGACCAATTGTCGGACGAGGAAAAAGAACTCCTCGAAATCAATAAAAAAAGCATTACCGATTTTGTTGAGCAGTCTCCATCAGTAAGCGATGTTGATTATGCTACCCGAAATGCTCACGCAAAAACCTATGCTGTTGCAAAAGGTGAATTTTTAATTGACCCCAATATTCCAAATGAACTGAAACAGTTTTTTGATAAAGAAAAATTTGATTTAACGATACGATTTTCCAATGCTCATTTAAAGGTTAAAAATAACAAAAAAGATATTCCGGCTTATGGATTTTCCGTGAAAATAAAAGAT harbors:
- a CDS encoding FKBP-type peptidyl-prolyl cis-trans isomerase, whose translation is MGVADLLFKRKKELAEKNLNDGKEYMEEYGKRESVVQLPSGLQYEIITEGDGAKPGPKSMVKCHYHGTTIGGKVFDSSVKRGTPASFPLNKVIKGWTEALQLMPVGSKWRLIIPAHLAYGEQEVSKEIGPNSTLVFVVELLGIK